AATTCAAATTTTGAAATTTGATGCTAGACTAAGGCAATGGATACCTATGATCGCAACAATTGCCCTGTGATGCGTACCGCCGATGTCGTGGGAGACCGGTGGTCTATTCTGATTTTGCGGGAGTTTTTTCTTGAAGGCCCGCGTCGGTTTCAGGATCTGCAAGACGAATTGAACGTCTCGCCAAACACCTTGTCAGGCCGACTGAAAACCCTGGAACAGGCCGGGGTTTTGTCGCGTCGCGCCTATTCCACCAATCCACCTCGTTCAGAATATGTACTGACAGATGCTGGCAAAGCGCTGGGTCCCTTGATCCAGGCGTTCCGTGACTGGGGCGAGAGTTTTGGCAACTCAGATTAGCAAGGTTACGCGCATCGAATTTGCGGGACAAAGCGCGATGGGTTAACAAATTGCTGTTTTATTAAGACCTATTTGAATTTGAAACTTCTGTTTTTCGACAAGGTATCGTTATGCCCAAAAACATTGTTCTGCTCTGCGATGGCACATCCAATGAAATCGCCCGCAACCGCACAAACATCCTGCGTCTTTATGGCTGCCTTAAGAAAGATGCCGATCAACTTGTCTTCTACGATCCCGGAGTCGGCACATTCGGGGCGGAAAACAGCTGGGCCTACTTTGTCCGCAAGGCGGTTGAGATTTGGGGCCTCGCCACGGGCTGGGGCATCGACCGGAATGTCAAAGAGGCCTACCAGTTTTTGGTTGAAAACTATGATGACGGCAAACGCGAAAACGGCGACGATCAGGACCCTGACCGAATCTTCATCATCGGGTTCAGCCGGGGTGCCTACACCGCGCGCATGCTTGCCGGGCTCATTCACAATATTGGCCTTATGGATGCTCGAAATCTGAACCTGCTGGATTATGCCTACCGGGCGTACAAGAACATCGGGAAAAGCACGGGTCGCGATGAAACGGATGCCCGCGAACCCGAGAAGAACCCGTTTGCCGAAGTGCGCCTTTTTGAGCGTATGCTGCGCCCGCGCCGTCCCGCGATCGCCTGTCTGGGCCTCTTTGATACGGTCGGCTCGGTAATCGAATGGACAGAAGTTATCCCACGCATTCGAACTCATGCGCATACTTCGGCCAACCCTTCGGTGGCCGCAGTGCGGCATGCCGTGTGTCTGGATGAGCGACGCACGATGTTTCTGCCAACGCTCTGGCCCGAAGGCGGAGAATTTTGGGGAAACGCATTTCGGCCAAAACAAGAGGCAAAAATCAAAACACAAGATGTGGAAGAGGTTTGGTTTTCCGGTGTGCACGGTGATGTCGGTGGTGGCTACGCGGAACGCAATAGCCAGCTTGCCAAACTGCCACTGAAATGGCTGATAGATGAAACACGCGCGCTAGGTCTGCACTACAAAGAACAAACGATCCGTAGTCTTGTCTTAGGAGAGGACAAGGAGGGGCGCTATGTGGCCCCAGATGGAACGGCGCCGCGCAACCGGTCGATGAACTGGGCCTGGGCGATATTGGAATTCATCCCACGGATTAAAACCAAGTATTGCCTGTCCAAACGCCCCTCGTTCTTTTGGTTGTATCTGCCTTTCTTTGAACGGCGACATGTGCCGACAGGTGCCAAAATCCATAGCTCGGTTTTTGAGCGCCGGGGCACGCCCAAAGACTATGATCAACCCAACATACCCGAGGCTCATAAGGTTGTCTGAGGACCTCAAATCACGCGCTGTTTCTCAATCCCACTTGCCGAAAAGGTGATCGTACCTCCATCCTTGAGCATCGAAGACAGTTGCGCTGCGATAATGCGCAAGGCGGTTTGCCGTCCCTTCGCCACCAATGCACGCCGGGAGGGAAGCAATGGGCCGACACCTGGGGAAAGCAATGTCTGCGACCAGATAAGCGGATGCAACTCGCGAAGATGGTCTTTTAGCATCCAATCGAGACATGCATGGATGTCTTGACGGTTCTGCCGCGCTTGCCGTGTCAACAAAGCCTCTTCGCCCTGTGGTGCCATGGTAATCGCGCAGAACGCCGTCAAAAGATTGATCATATGCTGATCTTGTTTGCGGGCGACGATGTCTCGCAGGCCTTCAATGAAGAACTCCGCATCCAAGAGTTCAAGTGACCGCCGTTTGAGTGCGAGCGCATCGAGGTAAACCCACGTGTAGGCACCCGCGCCCCAACTGTCCTGTGTTTGGGCGGCAACGCGACGCGCGCCGACCTCCAATGCCTGTAACCCTCCCGCGTATTCTGGCAGGATGTGCCGCCCCAAGGCGCGCATGTGCCGTGGCGTGGCTGGGTCGAGCGCAATCAGTTTTTCATATTCTTCACACACGCGCCCCCCGGTTTTCACAGGCCGCAAAGAGCGCGCAGCGCGCTGCAATCAGGGACGGCGCATTGAGGGCCGTGCCGTCAAACGGTGCAAGAAGCTCAGCGGCGCGCTCGATATGGTCCGATGATTGCTCAGCCGCGCGCACAGGATCGCTCTTGCCCGCGACATTGCGCCAGGACCACGCGATATCAACATGCGCCAGAGCCACCACAAGTGATGTGGGGTAATCGTTGGGATATTCGTTGAGTACGTCTTCCAGCGCCACCAGACCCTCGGCATCGGGCGCAAATCCGTCATAAAGCGCGTCTTCGGCGGCAGCCACAAGATCGCTGCGCGCGCCAAAGGCCATTAACAAAGAGGCCGATTCACCCCCGGGCGTTGGCAGACGCGTGGCGTCGGCAAACTTTATCTTGTTGGACAGCTCATCCCACAAATCCTGTCGTGCAAGTTTCTGCCCGCGATCCTGATGCATAGAGCGCACCATCTCTTCGTCGGTCACGATCTGCGACGGCAGAATGATCCGCCGGGCCAAGGCGTCGATCTCATCCTCGGCCCGTGCGTTCGACACAAGAGTGCCGACCGTTGCGGACGGCGACTTTCGCTGTCCGAACAGGCGCGATATGCCCTTCAAAGGGCCAGCTCTGTGGCGCGGACTGTCTGACATAAACTCGTCTGCTCTCGGGTCGTTTCCGGTCTACGTGCCATACCAATCCGGCCAAAAAGCGGCAAGGGCGCGGAAAATAAGGGGAAATACAGGTTGGTGAGCAAGTTGATTTTACACAAGAATCACGTCACGATGCCTTGATGTTACGCGGCTTTGCCTTTTGTTTTGCAGTGGTTTTTTCTGCCACTTTGGCCTCGTCCGAGACGCCAGTGACCAACACGGCTGTGTCGCCACCGGCGCGTGAAGCGAATTTGCCGCGTACACGGTGGGAAACAATCTCAGGCACCGCACTTTGGACGCGTATTTCTCTCGCCGCGCTCAAGAATCACGGAGAGCCGCTGGCCGCGATGGTGCCTGGCGACATTGCCGATTGGTGCCCGGCCTATCCCACATCGACCCCCAAGGCGCGACGTGCCTTTTGGGTGGGGTTTGTGTCCACGCTTGTCAAACACGAAAGCACATTCCGCCCCTATGCAGTGGGTGGAGGCGGGCGCTGGTTCGGGCTGACACAGATTTCACCCTCGACGGCAAGGCTTTACGGCTGTTCGGCGCGCTCAGGATCCGCTCTCAAAGACCCTGTTGCAAATCTCAGCTGCGCAATCCGCATTATGGCCAAAACTGTGCCGCGGGACGGCGTGGTCTCGCGCGGCATGCGCGGTGTGGCTGCCGATTGGGGGCCACTGCATAGCCGTAAAAAGCGCAACGACATGATGGCCTGGACCAAACGTCAGCCCTATTGCAAACCGCTCAATGCCGTTCGACCGCGACTTCGGCCCGATACCGTGGCTTTTCTAAGCGATAGCGACGAGGGATAGCCCTACGACACGCGGAACACGCGACGGATCTCATCAATCGCTTCGCGCTGTTTTTCATTGAGTGACCCAGACCCCGCACTTACGGCTGAATCCACGACGGTCAACAACGGCTCAAAGCTCTCTTTTCCGTTCAATTTGAACAGCTTGCGTGACAGTCTCGGCACGGCGGTTTCGGGGCCGTGACATTCCGAGACAAACCAATGCCCAAGAATCGTGGCTTCCTGCGCGGCGCTGGAATCTAGCCCAAGCTGGCTTCGCAACGCCGCATCAAGCGCGTCGCGCTGTTCCTTGGTGGGCAAATCGTCCATCTCAACAAAAGCCGTGGCAATCGCGGCTATGGCCAAATTCGGCTCTTCGATGGTTTCTACCGGATGCACATTGGTCTTGCGCTTGAACCCGAAACGGCGCGCCGCACTGCGGACATCACTGGCCATTTCTACAACGTCATGCGCCACATCAGCGGCATGTCTGGCTCGAATGAAAAAGAAGTAAACGGCCGCAGCAACGCCGAGAAGGCCGACAAGAATATGCATATCTACAAACCCTTAGCTAAGCCCCGGCCTTTATCTAAAGGTGGTACGGATTTCCTGGCAATCGAAAATTCCTGGCAGGCCAAAGCTTTTGTGTAACTGTGGCAATTCATGCCGGGTCGCGGCTGCTGCGCGCGCGGGCATTACCCGCCGCGAATGCGCGTGACCATTTCAGTTGTGTCGCGGCTGAGATTGGGCTGGGCCAGAATGCGATCCAGCTCGGCGGCAATCTTCGCTTGTCTGGCCGCATCAAAGCGCCGCCAGGTTTCAAATGCCGAACACATCCGTGCCGTGGTCTGCGGGTTGAGCGGATCAAGTTTGATCAGCCAGTCCGCCAAGACCTTGTAGCCTTCGCCAGAGGCATGATGAAATCCGGCCGTGTTCATCGCCAATGCACCCAAGGTGGCCCGAAACCGATTGGGGTTTTTCATCGTGAAATCAGGGTGTTTGGTCAGGGTTTGTGCTGTTTGCGCGGCTTTATCGGGATCAGCCATGATCACCTGAAGGCTGAACCACTTGTCGATCACGAGCCGATCCTCCTTCCACTGTTCGTAAAACAAGGCCACGGCGGCATCGCCATTGCCCGCTTTCAGCAAACAAGACAGCCCTGCCAATTGCTGGGTCATGTTATCGGCCGTGTCATATTGTTTTTGGGCCAAAGCCCCGCCATCCAACCGGCTGATAAGACCAAGGGCGGCATTAGCCAGCGCACGTGCCCCGGATTGCTCGGCATTCGGGGCATAGGGCGCATCCACCTGATATTGCGCGTAAAGCCGCGTCGCGAGGTCCTGCATCTTTTGCGCCTGCGCCTGTTTCAGCGTCTCCAGCGCGTCCCAGATCGCCTGTGGATCGGGCGTACCACCCGCCTCATATAGGCTTTGCGCCAGATCTTCCTGACTGGGCAATCCCATCGCCAAGGCCCGGAAGGCCGGATCAAGGCTGTCGTCGCGCGCCACCGCCTCAATGGCGTCAAGATAGGCATCGTCCGGTCCCGCGCCGTCGCGGATCATCGCCAGCAAGCCATCTCGCGCCAACGCGCGTCCTGCTTCCCATTTGTTGAAGGGATCGGTGTCATGCGCGAACAAAAAGGCGCGTTCGGCATTGTCGCTCTCGCGTTCCAGGATCACAGGAGCTGAAAACCCACGCAGGATCGAGGGCACGGGGCGGCTGGCCAGCCCATCAAACGCGAAACTCTGCTTTGCACCTGTCATTTCAAGCACTTGAGTGGGCACCACTTCGTCGCCATTCGGCGACAAAAGCCCTACGGCAATGGGTATTACGCGGGTGTCCTTAACGTCTTGACCCGGCGTTGGCGGAGTGGACTGCTCAAAATGCAGTGTAAAAGTGCCGTCCTGATACTCTTCGGAAACGTTGACACGCGGTGTGCCCGCCTGTTCATACCAACGCTTGAACTGGGTCAGGTCCCGGCCCGTGGCGTCCTCAAACACTTTGAGCCAATCTTCAATCGTCGCGGCATCGCCATCATGGCGTTCAAAATAAAGGTCCACTGCTTTGGAGTAAGCCGCGTCACCCACCAGCGTTTTGAGCATCCTGATCAGTTCAGCGCCCTTTTCATAGACCGTGGCAGTGTAGAAGTTGTTGATCTCAACAAAGCTCTCGGGTCGCACCGGATGCGCCAGCGGGCCATTATCTTCGCGGAACTGGCGCGCGCGCAGGTCAATCACATCCCCGATCCGTTTGACCGGTTCGGACCGCATGACCGAGGTGAACTGCGCATCGCGAAACACCGTCAGTCCCTCTTTCAGACAAAGCTGAAACCAGTCGCGGCAGGTGATGCGATTGCCGGTCCAGTTGTGGAAATACTCATGCGCAATAATCGCCTCGATGCGTTCGAAATTGCCATCGGTGCTGGTCTCGGGGCTGGCCAGAACGCAAGAGGAGTTGAAAATGTTCAATCCTTTGTTTTCCATCGCTCCCATGTTGAAGTCATCCACGGCAACAATGTTGAAAATATCAAGGTCGTACTCACGCCCATAGACGTCCTCATCCCATCGCATAGATGCCTTGAGCGCCTCCATTCCGAAGGCGCATTTGCCCTCGTCACCGGGGCGCACCCAAATATTCAGCTCGACATCGCGGCCTGACTTTGTCTCAAAACGGTCTGGATGGTTCACCAGATCGCCAGCCACCAACGCAAAAAGATACGCGGGTTTCGGCCAGGGATCGTGCCATTCGGCAAATCCATCCCCGGTGGTGCCGGGATTGCCATTCGACAACAGGACCTTCTCATCGCCCTCAATGCGCACCTCAAAAGGCGCCATCACGTCCGGACGATCCGGGTAATAGGTAATCTTGCGAAAGCCTTCGGCCTCGCATTGTGTGCAATACATGCCGTTTGACATATAAAGCCCTTCAAGGGCGGTGTTGGCGCCTGGGTTGATCTCGACCTCGGCCTCCCAGATGAACGACCGGTCCGGCACCGCGCACCGCAGCCCGTTATCTTCCATCCGAGGGGTGACATCTGCACCGTCAACTTTGGCCCAGATCAAGGTAAGCTCTTCGCCATGAAGGAAAAAATCCGCATCCTTTGCATTTGGGTTCGACCGAAACGCGATCCGGCTGATCACACGTGTCCTTTCGGGATGCAGCCGAAAGGTCAGGTGGACCATGTCAATCTCAAAGCCAAAAGGCGTGTAATCCTTTAGGAATATCGTCTGCGGCGCGGCATCTTTCATCGGGCGTCTCTCCGTTGGGCGCCACAAGGTGTAGCGCATAAAGACAGCGCCGCAAGCTCTGCGTGCAGGCAACGCCCCACCACGCGCCGGGATGCGGTTGACGCATGTGTCTGTGTGGGCCGTCACCTGCGACTTCAGCGTAGGTCAAACCTCTTACGATCCCGTTTGCCTGCGCGCAGAGCTTGCGCATATGCAGGGTGGCTTGTGCGTAAATTCAGGTTTTCTTATGTAGTGAGCTGCATGATAGTGGTTAAAACTGTAATGGATTTTTGCATGACACGCCCGATTATTGGGATCATTGGCAACAAATACGAGATAGAAGAGCGCTATCCGGTCCATGCCGGAGGCACGATGAACTCGGCCGCGGTGGCGGATGTGGCGCAGTGCATGCCGATGCTCGTCCCCTCCGATCCTGCATTTGTGAGCGTGCCGGAACTGCTGGAGGCCTGTGACGGGTTCTTGCTCACCGGTGGGCGTCCCAATGTCCATCCCGAAGAATATGGCCATGAACCCACCGATGCGCATGGCGCGTTCGACCGCGCGCGGGATGCCATCGCCTTGCCCTTGGTGCGCGCCTGTTTGGAACGAGGTCAACCAATCCTCGGTGTCTGCCGGGGATTTCAGGAAATGAACGTGGCGCTCGGCGGCACGCTGCACCCTGAAATTCGCGATCTGCCGGGACGTGACAACCACCGTATGCCCCCGGACGGCACGCTGGAAGAACAGTTCGCACTGCGTCACGCGGTGACATTTTCTCCAGGTGGCGTGTTTCACAAGCTGATGGGTGCGCAGGAGGTGATGACCAACACACTGCACGGCCAGGGCATCATCGACACTGGCAAGGGTGTGGTGGTTGACGGCCATGCCCCCGATGGCACGCCTGAGGCCATTTATATCGAGGGTGCACGGGGTTTTGCGCTATCGGTGCAGTGGCATCCCGAATGGAACGCCGCCGATGATCCGGTCAGCCGCCCGTTGTTCAGCGCCTTTGGCGACGCCGCGCGCGCCTGGCAATCCGGCCGGAGAACTCCGGTATTGAAATCGGCCTGAACCTCATCCCGCACCCGGTCGCGCAAAACGCCTCAAAACTTTTTGCACATGTCTTATGAAAACGTCGCCGCGTCCGATCCTTGATCCGACAGCAACCGTGCGTCTTTGGCATCCAAACATATGCGCGCAGGTTCCAGATGACGGCCGGATGTGGTTCTCAGATTTGGGCACACCGCAAAAACCGCCTCACGGGCATCGCCGTCCAGACTTGTCAAAACGGGGTCCGTCGCGTGAAAGCTCTCGGTGGCGATACCGTCGGCGTAAATCACCTCGTGATGGTCGAACATCAGATGAACATAGGTCACCTCTGCCACAGGATGACGCCTGATATCGCGCCCATTCACGAGATCCTTGGCAGCGACCAGAACTTCCGCAGCGCCAAAAAGCATATTGGCCTTGTGTCCGGTAAAAAGCATCCTGTGATGCGGCGACACAAGCAACCCTGCTGTTCCCTTCCCGCGGTCCGCGCGGCGAAATTCAATAGGCGCGAGAAGGTCATGTGCGGCAACAGTGCGTTCTCCAATCCAGCGGACCGGACGCAGGCCTTGATCGCGGGTGACCACCAGGTCTCCGACCTGCAATGAGCCAATGGCACGTTCGCCTTGAGCGGTCAGAATATGCGCACCTGTTGTAAAGCACACCAAGCGGTCGAGAACGTCCTGTGCCAGGGCGTCCGCATCCGCTACAGGCGTTGGCACCGCCTCGGCTCTGCCGCTTTCCAGCTGCAGGGCAACCGTGTTGGGCATACGGCGCTCTGAAATTGGGACATCGTGTCTTCGCGGCATGCCGCCGCGAGAGTTGAGGAGAGGCGTCTCAACGCGTGACCTGACATGGTCCGGCGCGACGACTTCGCGCACGCGGTTGGTCGCAAACGATCCGTGACCGGTCTCCGACCTGACATCGTTCGGCGCGTGCCACGCGCCTCTATCGGCAAATAACGTCATTTCACAGCCCCCCGGCTCGTGGCCATTCCGGCCAAAACGGCGCCCAAGCTACGCCACCAATTACACTTCAAAACCACCATTTCACTGCTCGTTTGTGTTCGTGGTTAGCACAAAACTATTGCCGCCTGTTTAACGGTCACCAATGGCAGCTCTTTGCAGGGAATGAGGCCGAAACGAGGTGATTTTGCGCCATAGGCCAAAACAAGCTCGGAAAACCGGCGATGTTTTATGCAAATTTTGCGCGCTAAAGCCCTAATTCGGTACGTTTTTTCTTGGTCAAGCCGGAAACAACCATGTCATAAGACATCACAATATGTTCACATAGCTCTGCGTCAGATAACCCCGGGTCTTCGTAAACCTGAAGCCACTTCATCCCGCGCGAGGCAAGGTAGGGCGCAGGGCGGATGCCGGGGCTGTCCTGCAAGACCTCATAGGCAATCTCGCTGGCCTTAAAGGTATAGGCATCACGGCCCTCGTTCCATCCGGCAATCGCAAAGACTTTGCCGCCAACTTTCCACACATCCGCATTGCCCCATTGCACCACATGGCTGGTGGCCTTCAGCCCTTCACAAAACGCCTTGAAATCATCCCGGCTCAGCATCAAAACTGCCCACCGGCAATCTCAATCGCTTGGCCGTTCACGCTTTGTGATCCCGGCCCACAGAGCCAGAGTGCGGCAGCAGCCACTTCTTCCGGTGCTATCAGACGTTTGTGTTTGTTGGCCTCCACCATCATGGCGCGGGCGGCATCCTCATCAATACCAGCGCGGGCGCTGATGGCTTGAACATTGCGGGTCACAATATCTGTATCAACATAGCCGGGACACAGCGCGTTGAACGTGATCTCTGACCCCAGGTAGTCTTCGCTGAGGGCACGGATAAGTCCCATAAGCCCATGTTTGCTCGCCGTATAGGCCGAAGCCCCTCTGAGCCCTTTCAGCCCGGCAATAGAGGACACGGCAATGACCCGGCCCCAACCTGCTTCATGCATGGATTTAAGCGCCTCGCGAATGGTCCAAAAGGCACCATCCAGATTGGTGCTCATGATCCGCCGCCAAAACTCCGTGTCGGTCTTATGCAAGGCGCGCCCTTCGGCAATGCCTGCATTGGGTACGACAATCGAAATCGGTCCCCAGGCATCAACCGCCTGCGAAAACCCATCGACGACACTGGCCTCATCGCTCACATCCATGACCAGTGGATGAAGGACACCCCCAGCCGCGTCCTGCAAAACCTCTGCGCGGCGCCCGGTGATGGTTACATCCGCGCCAGCCTCCGCCAGTGCTTGTGCAATGGCAAGCCCGATGCCCGTGCCGCCTCCTGTGACCAACGCGTGTTTTCCGCTCAGCATGTCAAATCCTCCTTTCCCCACACTCGCCCGAACCATAGGTCTTGCCAAGCCTCGCATTTCGGGGTGTGACAAGGGCGTGGAAAATTGCAATTTTCCATCTTGGAATTTTGCAAAATTCCAGCTCTGCGAAAGGATGACCCGTGCTCAAATGGATCGACATTCCACCCATATGGCTGTTGCTCGCCCTTGTGGTGACTTGGATGCAGGCGACGCATTTTTCCGCCGGACTAAGCTTCGGTGGGGCTTGGGCTGACTTTGCCGGTGGTCTGTTTGTCGGGGCGGGCCTCCTGTTCATGGCTTTCGCGCTCTACGAAATGCGTCGCTTTAAAACCACGCCCATTCCGCATATGGAGGCCGACCGGCTGGTCACCACGGGCATCTTCAAAAGCTCGCGCAACCCCATCTACCTCGGCGACGCCCTCATTCTGACGGGTCTTGTCCTGCGTTGGGACGCGGTTCTGTCACTGCCTCTGATTCCCGTCTTCGTCTGGATCATCGAACGCCGCTTTATCATTCCCGAAGAAGACCGCCTGCGCCGCAAATTTCGCGCCGATTTCGCGCGGTATTGCCAAAATACCCGACGTTGGCTGTGACCCCTGCGACAATCGCAGCATTCCAACTTCAGAAAGAATGTGAAATATAACGCGCCTGACCTAGAATCCGTTGAGACACACGCCAACCATGCGGTGACGTATCCGTAGCCAAGACACGGGGAGACTAAGACATTGAAGATCGGAACACCTAAAGAGGTTGCCGAGGGCGAAAACCGGGTCGCGATGACGCCGGACTCCGCCCTGCAACTGCAAAAGCTCGGACACGAGTGTGCGATTGAGGCCGGTGCAGGCCTGGCGGCGGGGTTTTCCGACGCTGATTACAAGGAAGCCGGTGTTGAGGTGATCAAATCCGCCTCGGCCCTGTGGAAGGCCAGCGACATAGTCGCCAAGGTTCGCGTACCCACCGACACCGAGGTCAAACGTCTTACAAAGGGTAAGACGCTGATTTCCTTCTTCAATCCCGGTGGAAATGAGAAGCAGATGAAGGCCGCCGCCGACAAGGGCGCGACGGTTGTCGCCATGGAAATGGTGCCCCGCATCTCCCGCGCGCAAAAGATGGACGCGCTGAGTTCGATGGCCAATATCGCCGGTTACCGCGCTGTCATTGAGGCCGGTAACAACTTTGGCCGTTTCTTCACCGGTCAAGTCACTGCCGCGGGCAAGGTGCCCCCGGCTAAGGTACTCGTTGTCGGCGCCGGTGTTGCCGGCCTTGCCGCGATCGGCACCTCGACGTCTCTGGGGGCAATCACCTACGCCTTTGATGTGCGCCCCGAAGTGGCCGAACAAATCGAATCCATGGGCGCGGAATTCGTGTTCCTCGACTTTGAGGACACTCAGCAAGACGGCGCTGAAACAGGTGGATACGCCGCCCCCTCCAGCCCGGAATTCCAGGCCAAGCAGCTTGAAAAGTTCCGCGAGATGGCCCCGGACATCGACATTGTCATCACCACGGCCCTCATTCCCAACCGGGATGCGCCCATCCTCTGGACCAAGGACATGGTCGAGATGATGAAGCCCGGCTCAGTGATCGTGGACCTCGCGGCTGAACGCGGCGGCAACTGTGAGCTGACCCAAAAGGACGAGAAAATCGTCACCGACAATGGCGTGACCATCGTAGGCTACACCGACTTCCCGTCGCGCATGGCCTCGCAATCCTCGACGCTCTATTCCACCAATATCCGTCACATGATGACCGACCTCACGCCGGAAAAAGACGGTAAGGTCGTGCATGACATGGAGGATGACGTGATCCGTGGGGCTACTGTGACCCATGCGGGCGAAATCACCTTCCCACCACCACCACCCAAAATTCAGGCCATCGCAGCGCAACCCAAAAAAGAAGCGCCGCGCGAACTGACACCCGAGGAAAAGCGTGCCGAAGAACTGGCGGCGTTCAAAAAGCAAACGGTGCAGCAGGTCTCGCTTCTGGGGGTCGGCGGTGCGCTGATCCTGCTTGTGGGCCTCGTCGCCCCGGCAAGTTTCATGCAGCACTTCATCGTGTTCGTTCTATCGGTCTTTGTCGGGTTCCAGGTCATCTGGAACGTGTCGCACTCACTGCACACGCCGCTCATGGCCGTAACCAATGCGATCTCGTCGATCATCATCCTGGGCGCGCTGATCCAGATTGGATCAAGCTCGTTCTTGATCACACTGATGGCAATGCTCGCGGTCTTCATGGCCGCAATCAACATATTTGGCGGCTTCCTGGTCACACGGCGCATGCTCGCCATGTTCCAGAAATCGTAAGGGGACAGGCTTATGGAATTCGGATTTACCACTGCCGCTTACGTTGTTGCTGCGGTTTTGTTCATCTTCTCGCTGGGCGGGCTGTCCGGCCAGGAAAGCGCAAAACGCGCGGTTTGGTATGGCATTGTCGGCATGGGGATTGCTGTTCTGGCAACGCTCATCGGACCCGGTCAGGGGCTTTGGCTTGTTTCGCTTGTCCTGATCGCACTTGGCGCCGTCGTGGGCTATCAACTCGCCACGCGGGTGCAAATGACACAGATGCCCGAGCTTGTGGCCATCATGCACTCGCTTGTGGGTCTCGCAGCGGTCTTTGTGGGCTTCAACGCCGACATCATGATCAACACCATGAGCAGCCTTTTTGCCGAGAACGATCTTGTGCTGGGCGCGGCCAAGGACGGCGGGTATCAGGCCATTGGCCTGCCCGCTGCGATCTACAACGAATTGTCCTCTTTCGGACAGCTCATCGCCAAGAAGACAACCGTCGAAATCACTATCCTGCGCGTCGAACTCGTGCTGGGCATCTGGATCGGGGCTGTGACCTTCACCGGCTCGGTCATCGCCTATGGCAAGCTTGCCGGCAAAGTGGACAGCGCGGCCAAACAGCTGCCGGGTGGACACATGCTGAACGCAGCCGCCGCAGGTGGCTCGCTCCTGCTGGCCATCATGTATCTGGGTGGCTCGGGCAGCTGGACACTGGTCCTCCTGACGCTTCTGGCGCTCTTCATTGGCTATCACCTGATCATGGGCATCGGCGGCGCGGATATGCCCGTCGTGGTCTCCATGCTCAACAGCTACTCGGGCTGGGCGGCGGCGGCCATTGGCTTCAGCCTTGGCAATGACCTTCTCATTGTTGTGGGTGCGCTTGTGGGCTCGTCCGGTGCGATCCT
This DNA window, taken from Roseovarius sp. S88, encodes the following:
- a CDS encoding NAD(P)(+) transhydrogenase (Re/Si-specific) subunit beta produces the protein MEFGFTTAAYVVAAVLFIFSLGGLSGQESAKRAVWYGIVGMGIAVLATLIGPGQGLWLVSLVLIALGAVVGYQLATRVQMTQMPELVAIMHSLVGLAAVFVGFNADIMINTMSSLFAENDLVLGAAKDGGYQAIGLPAAIYNELSSFGQLIAKKTTVEITILRVELVLGIWIGAVTFTGSVIAYGKLAGKVDSAAKQLPGGHMLNAAAAGGSLLLAIMYLGGSGSWTLVLLTLLALFIGYHLIMGIGGADMPVVVSMLNSYSGWAAAAIGFSLGNDLLIVVGALVGSSGAILSYIMCKAMNRSFVSVILGGFGGAAGEQMAVEGEQVAIDADGVAAALNEASSVIIVPGYGMAVAQAQQAVSELTNKMRAAGKEVRFAIHPVAGRLPGHMNVLLAEAKVPYDIVLEMDEINDDFPETDVVIVIGSNDIVNPAAQDDPNSPIAGMPVLEVWKAKQVFVSKRGQGTGYSGIENPLFYKENTRMFYGDAKDSVSTLLPKVG
- a CDS encoding Re/Si-specific NAD(P)(+) transhydrogenase subunit alpha: MKIGTPKEVAEGENRVAMTPDSALQLQKLGHECAIEAGAGLAAGFSDADYKEAGVEVIKSASALWKASDIVAKVRVPTDTEVKRLTKGKTLISFFNPGGNEKQMKAAADKGATVVAMEMVPRISRAQKMDALSSMANIAGYRAVIEAGNNFGRFFTGQVTAAGKVPPAKVLVVGAGVAGLAAIGTSTSLGAITYAFDVRPEVAEQIESMGAEFVFLDFEDTQQDGAETGGYAAPSSPEFQAKQLEKFREMAPDIDIVITTALIPNRDAPILWTKDMVEMMKPGSVIVDLAAERGGNCELTQKDEKIVTDNGVTIVGYTDFPSRMASQSSTLYSTNIRHMMTDLTPEKDGKVVHDMEDDVIRGATVTHAGEITFPPPPPKIQAIAAQPKKEAPRELTPEEKRAEELAAFKKQTVQQVSLLGVGGALILLVGLVAPASFMQHFIVFVLSVFVGFQVIWNVSHSLHTPLMAVTNAISSIIILGALIQIGSSSFLITLMAMLAVFMAAINIFGGFLVTRRMLAMFQKS
- a CDS encoding SDR family NAD(P)-dependent oxidoreductase, whose protein sequence is MLSGKHALVTGGGTGIGLAIAQALAEAGADVTITGRRAEVLQDAAGGVLHPLVMDVSDEASVVDGFSQAVDAWGPISIVVPNAGIAEGRALHKTDTEFWRRIMSTNLDGAFWTIREALKSMHEAGWGRVIAVSSIAGLKGLRGASAYTASKHGLMGLIRALSEDYLGSEITFNALCPGYVDTDIVTRNVQAISARAGIDEDAARAMMVEANKHKRLIAPEEVAAAALWLCGPGSQSVNGQAIEIAGGQF
- a CDS encoding methyltransferase family protein, which translates into the protein MLKWIDIPPIWLLLALVVTWMQATHFSAGLSFGGAWADFAGGLFVGAGLLFMAFALYEMRRFKTTPIPHMEADRLVTTGIFKSSRNPIYLGDALILTGLVLRWDAVLSLPLIPVFVWIIERRFIIPEEDRLRRKFRADFARYCQNTRRWL
- a CDS encoding MmcQ/YjbR family DNA-binding protein, which encodes MSRDDFKAFCEGLKATSHVVQWGNADVWKVGGKVFAIAGWNEGRDAYTFKASEIAYEVLQDSPGIRPAPYLASRGMKWLQVYEDPGLSDAELCEHIVMSYDMVVSGLTKKKRTELGL